A region from the Drosophila takahashii strain IR98-3 E-12201 chromosome 2L, DtakHiC1v2, whole genome shotgun sequence genome encodes:
- the LOC108067528 gene encoding uncharacterized protein, translating to MEVLVLAAILLLSQGIQSQESVSWEPLRKLNDVVTSRLKESLQQARRGDCSMTLLQLQQAVELPLSQLAQKIEALNVFNLPRRDVGSTGTQSVLNGTLSNESNALRQGVTITNNDFDKKVLQLLRRLGIYDNFTTRVFNAIFSDEKQLRKLKKKLDDLGKEDKAADQDLWNFVFDLY from the coding sequence ATGGAAGTTTTAGTCTTAGCTGCGATTCTTCTCCTGTCTCAAGGGATCCAAAGCCAAGAGAGTGTTTCCTGGGAGCCACTAAGAAAACTTAACGATGTCGTCACGTCACGTTTAAAAGAGAGTCTTCAACAAGCCAGGCGCGGAGACTGCTCTATGACTCTCCTGCAACTTCAGCAGGCAGTCGAGCTACCCCTATCGCAACTGGCCCAAAAAATTGAGGCACTTAATGTTTTCAATCTTCCTCGGCGGGATGTCGGTTCAACTGGCACTCAATCGGTTTTGAATGGAACTCTATCCAACGAAAGTAATGCCCTTCGGCAGGGCGTCACAATAACAAACAATGACTTCGATAAGAAAGTCCTGCAGCTCCTCCGAAGACTCGGTATCTACGATAACTTCACCACACGCGTATTCAACGCTATCTTTAGCGATGAAAAGCAGTTAAGAAAACTCAAGAAGAAGCTCGACGATTTGGGGAAGGAGGATAAGGCCGCTGACCAAGACCTGTGGAACTTTGTTTTTGATCTTTACTGA